In Musa acuminata AAA Group cultivar baxijiao chromosome BXJ3-9, Cavendish_Baxijiao_AAA, whole genome shotgun sequence, a single genomic region encodes these proteins:
- the LOC103998203 gene encoding uncharacterized protein LOC103998203 isoform X1: MALKFYRYQAELLVKNYLLADPYISYTSVLGGIFLCKMAYDFTQFISSFYFKGYSSLTKIQRIDWNNRGMSSIHAIFVTIMSIYLVFCSDLFSDNTINLPITFRSSSLSTFGLGVSVGYFLADLAMIAWSYPSLGGMEYVLHHTLSVIAVAYTMLSGEGQFYTYLVLISEITTPGINLRWFLDTAGMKRSQAYLVNGAMVFLAWLVARILLFIYLFYHIFLHYDQVRQMRSFGYLLIFVVPSALAIMNIIWFGKILKGLRKALTKGK, from the exons ATGGCACTAAAGTTCTACAGGTATCAGGCAGAGCTACTAGTCAAGAATTACTTGCTGGCAGATCCATACATTTCATATACTTCGGTGCTAGGTGGCATTTTTCTCTGCAAGATG GCATATGATTTTACCCAGTTCATCAGTTCTTTTTACTTCAAGGGTTACAGTTCCCTAACAAAGATCCAACGGATTGATTGGAATAATCG GGGTATGTCTAGCATCCATGCTATCTTTGTAACAATAATGTCAATTTACTTGGTGTTCTGCTCCGATCTTTTCTCTGATAATACAATCAACCTACCCATTACATTCCGAAGTTCATCTCTCTCTACATTTGGGTTGGGG GTCTCTGTTGGGTATTTTCTTGCAGACCTTGCTATGATAGCTTGGTCATACCCTTCACTCGGTGGAATGGAGTAT GTTCTCCACCATACACTTTCAGTGATTGCTGTTGCTTACACCATGCTGTCTGGGGAAGGTCAGTTTTACACATATTTGGTCCTTATCTCTGAGATAACCACCCCGGGAATTAATTTGCGATG GTTTCTTGACACTGCAGGAATGAAGAGGTCTCAAGCCTATCTTGTGAATGGCGCCATGGTGTTCTTGGCATGGCTG GTTGCAAGGATTTTATTGTTCATCTACTTGTTTTACCACATTTTTCTGCATTATGATCAG GTCAGGCAAATGCGTAGCTTTGGCTACCTCCTAATTTTTGTGGTACCATCAGCACTGGCCATCATGAACATAATATGGTTTGggaaaattttaaaagggctgaGGAAAGCCTTGACCAAGGGAAAATAG
- the LOC103998203 gene encoding uncharacterized protein LOC103998203 isoform X2 yields MALKFYRYQAELLVKNYLLADPYISYTSVLGGIFLCKMAYDFTQFISSFYFKGYSSLTKIQRIDWNNRGMSSIHAIFVTIMSIYLVFCSDLFSDNTINLPITFRSSSLSTFGLGVSVGYFLADLAMIAWSYPSLGGMEYVLHHTLSVIAVAYTMLSGEGQFYTYLVLISEITTPGINLRWFLDTAGMKRSQAYLVNGAMVFLAWLMLHHLVRTTSFQNPDIRSLPKQIFTRLQGFYCSSTCFTTFFCIMIRSGKCVALATS; encoded by the exons ATGGCACTAAAGTTCTACAGGTATCAGGCAGAGCTACTAGTCAAGAATTACTTGCTGGCAGATCCATACATTTCATATACTTCGGTGCTAGGTGGCATTTTTCTCTGCAAGATG GCATATGATTTTACCCAGTTCATCAGTTCTTTTTACTTCAAGGGTTACAGTTCCCTAACAAAGATCCAACGGATTGATTGGAATAATCG GGGTATGTCTAGCATCCATGCTATCTTTGTAACAATAATGTCAATTTACTTGGTGTTCTGCTCCGATCTTTTCTCTGATAATACAATCAACCTACCCATTACATTCCGAAGTTCATCTCTCTCTACATTTGGGTTGGGG GTCTCTGTTGGGTATTTTCTTGCAGACCTTGCTATGATAGCTTGGTCATACCCTTCACTCGGTGGAATGGAGTAT GTTCTCCACCATACACTTTCAGTGATTGCTGTTGCTTACACCATGCTGTCTGGGGAAGGTCAGTTTTACACATATTTGGTCCTTATCTCTGAGATAACCACCCCGGGAATTAATTTGCGATG GTTTCTTGACACTGCAGGAATGAAGAGGTCTCAAGCCTATCTTGTGAATGGCGCCATGGTGTTCTTGGCATGGCTG ATGCTGCATCACCTTGTACGTACTACTTCATTCCAAAACCCAGACATCAGGAGTCTgccaaaacaaatatttacacg GTTGCAAGGATTTTATTGTTCATCTACTTGTTTTACCACATTTTTCTGCATTATGATCAG GTCAGGCAAATGCGTAGCTTTGGCTACCTCCTAA